A window of the Cystobacter fuscus genome harbors these coding sequences:
- a CDS encoding LysR substrate-binding domain-containing protein: MQDLNDLFFFTEVVANGGFASAGRVLRQPKSKLSRRVAQLEERLGVRLIERTSRRFRVTDVGQAFYEHCQNVLMEVKRAEAAVAATQGEPHGTVRFSCPLGMMEPVSGVLARFMDRYPRVKLVVVATNRRVDLISERIDVALRVRISLDTDAALTVRKLARSRRILVASPTWAERLGDTRDVEMLSSVPTLSPTEQPGQDVWELIGPEQRTITLRHEPRLACGDFQALREAVIAGLGVSLLPDHTCALALRSGQFVQVFPDWHAPDGTVHLVFTSRRGLPPPVSALIDYLAEHLRDALMLEADT; the protein is encoded by the coding sequence ATGCAGGACTTGAATGACCTGTTCTTCTTCACCGAGGTGGTCGCCAACGGGGGCTTCGCGTCGGCCGGACGGGTGCTGCGGCAACCCAAGTCGAAGCTCAGCCGCCGGGTGGCGCAGCTCGAGGAGCGGCTGGGTGTCCGGCTGATCGAACGGACCTCGCGCCGCTTCCGCGTCACCGACGTCGGGCAGGCCTTCTACGAGCACTGCCAGAACGTGTTGATGGAAGTGAAGCGGGCCGAGGCGGCGGTGGCCGCGACCCAGGGCGAGCCCCATGGGACGGTCCGGTTCAGCTGTCCCCTGGGGATGATGGAGCCCGTGTCGGGCGTCCTGGCACGCTTCATGGACCGCTATCCCCGGGTGAAGCTGGTGGTGGTGGCCACCAACCGGCGGGTCGATCTCATCTCCGAGCGCATCGACGTCGCGCTCCGGGTGCGCATCTCGCTCGACACCGACGCGGCGCTCACCGTGCGCAAGCTCGCCCGGAGCCGCCGCATCCTCGTGGCGAGCCCCACGTGGGCCGAGCGCCTCGGCGACACTCGGGACGTGGAGATGCTCTCCTCGGTGCCAACCCTGAGCCCGACGGAGCAACCGGGCCAGGACGTCTGGGAGCTCATCGGCCCCGAGCAGCGGACGATCACCCTGCGTCATGAGCCTCGGCTGGCCTGCGGGGATTTCCAGGCCCTGCGGGAGGCGGTGATCGCCGGGCTGGGCGTGTCCCTGCTGCCCGACCATACCTGTGCGCTCGCCCTGCGCTCCGGCCAGTTCGTCCAGGTGTTTCCAGACTGGCACGCTCCGGACGGAACGGTGCACCTCGTCTTCACCAGCCGCCGGGGTCTGCCGCCGCCCGTGAGCGCGTTGATCGATTATCTCGCCGAGCACCTTCGCGACGCGTTGATGCTGGAAGCGGACACATGA
- a CDS encoding SDR family NAD(P)-dependent oxidoreductase, with protein sequence MSNKLQGKVAVVTGGTSGIGLATAKRFAAEGATVFITGRRQAELDAAVKLIGPSATGVRADASNLADLDRLYEVVKQNKAPLDILVANAGGGEFAPLGSITEKHFDDTFATNVKGMLFTVQKALPLLRDGASIILTGSTAGIQGTPAFSVYSATKAAVRSFARNWILDLKDRRIRVNVISPGPIKTPGLHGLAPNEEAARALFEQMATTIPLGRLGDPDEVARTAVFLGSEDSSFVNGAELFVDGGAAQI encoded by the coding sequence ATGAGCAACAAACTTCAGGGCAAGGTGGCGGTCGTGACGGGTGGGACGTCGGGAATCGGGCTGGCCACGGCGAAGCGGTTCGCCGCCGAGGGCGCCACCGTCTTCATCACGGGCCGCCGCCAGGCGGAGCTGGATGCCGCGGTGAAGTTGATCGGCCCCAGCGCCACGGGGGTTCGGGCGGATGCCTCGAACCTGGCCGATCTCGACCGCCTCTACGAGGTGGTGAAGCAGAACAAGGCCCCCCTCGACATCCTCGTCGCCAACGCGGGAGGCGGTGAGTTCGCCCCCCTGGGCTCCATCACCGAGAAGCACTTCGACGACACCTTCGCCACCAACGTCAAGGGCATGCTGTTCACGGTGCAGAAGGCCCTGCCGCTGCTGCGCGACGGCGCCTCCATCATCCTCACGGGCTCGACGGCGGGCATCCAGGGCACTCCGGCGTTCAGCGTCTACTCCGCGACCAAGGCCGCCGTGCGCAGCTTCGCCCGCAATTGGATCCTCGATTTGAAGGACCGCCGCATCCGCGTCAACGTCATCAGCCCGGGCCCCATCAAGACGCCCGGTCTGCATGGGCTCGCCCCGAATGAGGAGGCGGCGCGGGCGCTCTTCGAGCAGATGGCCACCACCATTCCCCTGGGCCGGCTGGGCGACCCGGACGAGGTCGCCAGGACGGCGGTGTTCCTCGGCTCGGAGGACAGCAGCTTCGTCAACGGAGCCGAGCTCTTCGTCGACGGCGGCGCGGCGCAGATCTGA